One window of the Osmerus mordax isolate fOsmMor3 chromosome 2, fOsmMor3.pri, whole genome shotgun sequence genome contains the following:
- the tank gene encoding TRAF family member-associated NF-kappa-B activator: MERNIGEQLNKAFEAYRQASIEKDGAKRELQQKTESYERYIQQLLKQIEDQKQKIFKLEAQLISNPSTGEVKCEEETALPVNHLLDNTPFRRSLLPPKVNMEPAVATPQILPVNSRVENKHVLEAFEDLQGNFHQIQTLTRRQKDHLKRFYRGNDMTNEQQFSMPIQCTDGTAEGGGSSVPSGLHRGSAPQPPRVPLAPQPPRVPLAPLDPRGADREDRDLDESLTKLSVKFPPSTDSEYEFLNSTPDRQVAHLGLAHLGLSPGKRPAVCSIATVLDEEMSGELSAHFSFPTSSSAPRSPAHSHSHLRESVRGPQQPLWSPVLCCEEAPQGSEEEGHSSPSDCAFCHEVVPPQQWNSHLYSHFNKGARN; the protein is encoded by the exons ATGGAGAGGAACATCGGAGAGCAGCTCAACAAAGCCTTTGAAGCTTACCGCCAGGCCTCCATCGAGAAAGACGGTGCCAAAAGGGAACTTCAGCAGAAG ACTGAGAGTTACGAACGATACATCCAGCAACTTCTAAAACAGATCGAGGACCAGAAGCAAAAGATTTTCAAACTTGAGGCTCAGTTGATATCTAACCCGTCAACAG GAGAGGTGAAATGTGAGGAAGAAACTGCACTGCCTGTCAATCATCTCCTTGACAACACACCCTTCCGTAGGAGCCTGCTTCCCCCG AAGGTGAATATGGAGCCTGCTGTTGCTACACCTCAGATATTACCTGTGAACAGCAGGGTTGAGAA CAAACACGTCCTGGAGGCATTCGAAGACCTTCAAGGAAATTTCCATCAGATACAGACTTTAACAAGAAGACAGAAAGATCACCTTAAAAGATTTTACAGAGGAAATGATATGACAAATG AGCAACAGTTCTCCATGCCCATCCAGTGTACGGACGGGacagcggaggggggggggagctcggTGCCCTCAGGCCTGCACCGTGGGTCGGCCCCCCAGCCTCCGCGagtccccctggccccccagcctccgcgagtccccctggcccccctggatCCCCGCGGAGCCGACCGGGAGGACAGGGACCTGGACGAGTCCCTCACCAAGCTCAGTGTCAAGTTCCCTCCTTCCACAGACAGTGAATACGAGTTTCTGAACAGcaccccagacagacaggtggctcACCTGGGGCTGGCTCACCTGGGGCTGTCGCCTGGGAAGCGGCCCGCAGTCTGCAGCATCGCCACAGTGCTGGACGAGGAGATGTCTGGAGAGCTCAGCGCCCACTTCTCCTTCCCCACGTCTTCCTCCGCACCCCGCTCCCCGGCACACTCCCACTCTCACCTGCGGGAGAGTGTTCGGGGACCCCAACAG CCTCTCTGGAgccctgtgctgtgttgtgaagAAGCCCCACAAGGCAGCGAGGAGGAAGGGCACAGCAGCCCGAGTGACTGTGCTTTCTGCCATGAGGTGGTGCCGCCCCAGCAGTGGAACAGCCACCTTTACTCCCACTTCAATAAGGGAGCAAGGAACTGA